The region CACCAAAGTACAAAGAATGTTGAAATCAATGATAAGAAAATGTTCAAATATGTTCTGAgatgcaaacagacacacagagccAAATTGGTTGAGGCAAtgtcagaaaaataataatataataataaccaCCCTGAAGCTTGCTTCAATTTGAAGTCTTTATTACCGCAGgagtgcaatcactgaagcacatTAGCAAAACCTCATAATATATCCAGCCTGGATtacatgcggggggggggggggttcctagCAACAATTTTGCCAGTTATAACCCTAGCCACATCTCCAATAGAGCTGCCAGACTTATTTTTCTCAAATGGGGGAGAGTGGCCTTCTCTTACCTCTTTCCCTGAAgagagctgtcttttgtcttttcaCGTGAAAAACCCTCAGCATTAAGTGGTCACACTTAAATGCAAAGTTAGTACAACATGTATTCGGCATATATGATATCAATTCAAAGAAAACTCCACATTCtctcatcataataataataaaaaaaataataaagcacaAGAACTTTTCCAACAAGCAACACAAAACATTGTAGgtcagtttaatttttttaaacttttatttatttatttatctcaaTATGTCAAACCTGGCCCCTAGACAGTCACTTGGACACCcctgttttaaaatgttattttaaaaaaaatggtacaatGTGAATAATGCCAACATGTTTAGTGGTCAACCTTCAGAGTTTTCATCCATTATTATATTTATAACAACTTATAGTCCAATAAGTTTAATGTATCTGTTTTTTTTCCCAGATTGGTGAATTGCTCAGCACCATTCACCCAGCAAACAAGGCCAACCTTACTATCTCCTGCCCAGAACAAGGCGCCTGGAAAAACTCCAGCTTAGACAAACACAACCTGCAAGACTTCATTAACATGAAGCTGAACTCCGCTCTCATACTCCCTGAAATGGAAGGCCTTTCAGAGTTCACAGAGTATTTATCAGAATCGGTAGAAATCCCATCTCCATTTGACATGTTAGAACCACCGACCTCAGGTGGATTCCTCAAACTGTCCAAACCATGCTGTTACATTTTCCCAGGTGGTCACGGTGACTCTGCTCTGTTTGCCGTCAATGGCTTCAACATGCTCATCAATGGGGGCTCCGACAGGAAGTCTTGCTTCTGGAAGCTGGTACGGCATTTGGACCGGGTTGATTCTATCCTCCTAACACACATCGGTGACGACAACCTGCCGGGCATTAACAGCATGTTGCAGAGAAAAACTGCAGAAATTGAAGAAGAACAGTCTCAAGGTTCCACTGCTAACAGTGACTGGGTCAAGAACATGATATCACCAGATATCGGCGTTGTGTTTGTGAACCTCCCAGAAAACCTGGATAACTCTGAACCAAATTATAGGGTGAGAATGAATATTGAGGAGGCAGCAATGACGCAGCAGTTCCTCGTCAAGCTAAATTTGCGGACGGAGCCCTTACAGAGGCCCGTGGGAAACACTATAGAACCAGTCATACTCTTTCAAAAAATGGGTGTTGGGAAGCTTGAGATGTATGTGCTTAATCCATCAAAGAACAGCAAGGAGCTGCAGTACTTCATGAAACAGTGGACAGGTAGTGAAAAGACACagcttccattctgctcccaAATGGAAAAGAATCAGAATTCCCCATCACTTATTTGACATCGATTTCCTCGCTAATTGTGTGGCACCCCGCCAGTCCAACAGATAAGGTTGTGCGTGTTCTCTTTCCTGGAAATGCCACTCAACATCACATCTTTGAAGGTTTAGAAAAGCTAAAACACTTAGACTTCTTGAAGGAGCCAGCTGTCACTCTAAAAACCATGTCTTCTAACACGCCATCAACACCGACACTAAAACAAGCTAAGATGAAACACAGAACAGACAGCAAAGAGAGCCTTAAGTCTACCCCGAAGCCATCGCCAAGCAAGAGCTTCAGGAAGGAATCAAGGGACGAAGCTCCCGAAAAGGCAAAGACAGACGCAGAATTATctcaggaaaaaacacaaaagtggagaaaaaagaaaaggttctggcaaaaaaggaaaaagccaAGCTGCCTGAAAAGGAAACTAAAGTGAAGGCAGAGCAAACGCTGCAAAATGAAACTCCAGAGAAGAAGTCTGAAATAAAACCTAAAATGGAAAAGATCAAAAAGGAGCCAAAAAAGTTTGTGGATAAGAAAAAGGATGtgaaaaaagaagtggcaaagAAAGACGATACACCTAAAAAAGCACTGCATAAAGAGGACGCAAAGAAAGATATAAAACGCAATATCAGGAGAGATTCTCCACTGAAGGAGAAGaaggaagagaaaaaagaccaaaaGAAAGAGGATTCAAAGAAAGATGTTAAGAAACCTTTCAAAGACATAAAAAAGACATCCACTGCAGGTGAGGGAAAGACTCCAGCACCAAAAGTAAAGTCTCATAAAAAAGATGATGCCTCAAAGAAAGATGTAGAAGTCCCTTCAAAATTAAAAGACAAAGGAACATCAAAGGCAGCAAAGAAAGAGGCAGCGCTGGACAGTAGCAAACCTGCAGCAAGATTAACTGATGCTGCGGAGGATCCAGGGGTACTGAGGTCTCTAATGTCCTCACCGGAGGACCTCACCAGGGACTTTGAGGAGCTCAGAGCTGAAGAGGTGGTAGATGATGATGCAACTGTGCACCAAAACAAGGAAGAGGAGGCTGTGATGATCCACCATGAAGAAATAACACAAAGCAAAGAGTCACCAGAGGCATTAGAATCTGTGGATGAGGGGATAACCACAACAGAGCCCGAAGGAGACAGTGGAGCAACTCCAGATGAACAAGGTCTTAAGGAAAAACTTGGTGGCAGTGTGAGTGAGAAGTTTGAAGATGAGGGCACTGTAATGGAAGAGACATTTGAAGGAGGAGATTATGAAGAAAAAGGCGAGACGGAAGAAGTTTATGAACCACCAAGAGTTGAATCCCTGGAACTTAAGGTTGTTCCTGATGTAGATGACCTTCGAAACAAAAGTACTGCAGACAAACTAGAAGGGAGTATTGAGGAGAGCATTGATGTGACAAATAAGGATGTCAGTGAAAAGGAAGTAAAGCAACAGTGTCCGTTTTTATCAGCCTCACCTAAAGTGTCTTCACCAGTTTCTCCAGCTGCATCAATCCATGATGAAGTGTTGCCAGTTGGTTGCTTCGGGAGTGAAACAGTCTCTGATGATGACAGCAGAGATGATCACCACGATTACTACACTTTCACCTGTGGTCACACTCAGTCCACAGTTGAAATTTCCAGTGTGCCTACTCCAATGGATGACATGTTGACACCTCGGGATATTATGAGTGATGAAACGGCCAATGGTGAAACAGAGTCTCCTTCACAGGACGTTGGCAAGTTTGGAACATATGCAAGTGGTGAGATTGATAGGAAGAAGCTCTCACCACTTCAGGATGTTCCAGGATCAGAACATTCTCAGAGTGATGCCACAGAGGGCCAAGTCTATAATCCTTCTGCATCCACAATATCCCCTCCTACACCCCTAGAAGAGGATAAATTCTATAAGGAGTTTCCCTCTGAAGGAAAAGTTGGAGAGTTTGCCTCAGCCCAAGAGTCATATGGCATATATGACACTGACTTGGTTAGATTGAGTTCCACTTCTACAACATCACCTCTTGTTCGATCACCCTCAGTTGAGCAAAAGGAGAGATTTGATTCTCCATCCACCCTTGCTGCACCAATAGAATTGTCCACCACACTAGCAGATTGCACCAGAGCTACCACTGAACCTTCTGCCAGCCCAGATGATAAGACTTTGGAAGGAACTAACTCACCTCGATCATCAGGTCACACACCTTACTATCAGTCACCAGTAGAGGAGAAAGCAGGAACTCTACCACCTATGACAGAAGAAAAGCCACAGGGTCCCATAATAGTTGAGGTCACAAGTGACAAAGAAGACTCCTCCAACAGGGTTTCTCCAGAGCCCAGTGAGCCTAAGCAAGAAAAGTCCTCTCCAGTAGATAAGATAATGTCCCCTCCAAAAAGCCCTACTCCACCTCTACCGGATTCTTCAACGACAGAAGAGTCACACTTTAAGGAAGATCATAGTAAAATTGAAGAATATTGTAGTTCACTCACATCTAACATAGCGATCAAACACGAACCAGACACTACTTCatttgcagctttcaaagaagagAGTAAAATGTCCATTTCTGAGGGCACCACATCGGACAAATCGGGCACCCCTCTTGAGGAAGTGGTTGCAGAAGACACATTTTCACATTTGGCGTCAGCATCCACTGCCTCTTTGGCCACTAGCTCTTTGCCAGAGCCAACCACTGACTCTCCTTCTCTTCATGCTGAGGTAGGTTCTCCTCACTCAACAGAGGTAGAtgattctctgtctgtctctgttgttCAGACGCCAACAACCTTCCATGAGGCTGAGAGATCTCCATCCAAAGAAGATAGCCCCAGACCCATGTCTATCTCCCCAGACACCTCACTGCAGACAAAAAATATAACACAGACACAAGATACAAAATCCCCAGAACACTCTACGATGTCAATAGAGTTTGGCCAAGAGTCTCCTGATCACTCTTTAGCGCTGGACTTTAGTAAACAAATTCCAGAACATCAGCTGGTGGGAGAAAGCTTGCGTGCTACAGAAAATGGCCCAACTGAGGTTGAGTACAGCCCTTCAGAGGCAACCATTTCAAAACCCACTGTAAAAGAACATATTTCACCAACAAAGGAACATTTGTTTGTTGAAGAGAGAGAATCAGTTTGTGCCACTTCCGTGACACCATCAGATGGATCTCAGTCTACTCCCTCTGCTACAACCCCCTGTGAACTGACAGAGATGCCACCCGCCACGGTAGAGCAGGTAGATCACTCTCCAGTCACCCCAAAAGCAGCCTCTGTCACACACTCTCCCCTTTCCAATGAGCCTTCTTCTGACATAGGACAAACCCCAGCAAAAGACAACACCAGCCCAAGTTCACTGTCTGTGGAGAACATCTCTACTGAGTGTGGCACACAGCAGAAATATGACAAGTCACCTTCACCTCCTAAATCCAGTTCCCCATTATCTTCTCTTACCTTTTCTAAAGAAGATGCACTTCCTTCAAAAAAAGAAGTTAATCCTTTTGAAATTGAGGATCCTAAACCAGAAGAAAAGTCTCCTAAAAGTCCTGAAATTCCTTCACCATCATATCTGCTTTCTTCTGATTTGTGTAATTACAAGGGTGCTACTGGTGCCAAGGACCCAGATTCCACTGATAAAACCCCCTCTCCTCGTCAGTCCAAGACAGATGTGGACCTCTGCTTAGTCACTTCATGTGAGTATCGTCACCCCAAGACAGAACTATCCCCCTCTTTTATCAACCCTAACCCTCTAGAATACTTCATCAGTGAAGAAAATGCCTTGGATGAAGAGAAGCCTATCACCAAGTTAGgtggaggacctccacctccagggGGGAAGCTTTCCACCAAACAGTGTGAGGAGACTCCACCTACATCCATCAGTGAATCTGCCCCCTCCCAGACTGATTCAGATGTTCCACCAGGGACTGAGGAGTGCCCTTCCATTACAGCAGATGCTAACATTGACTCTGAAGATGACTCAGAGACACTCCCTACTGACAGGACCTTAACTTACAGACATGCTGACCCTCCTCCAGTAGCGCTCAGGGATTCTGCTCCATCATCAGATCATCATGATGTGTGCATGGTGGATCCAGAGGCCCTCAAAGCTGAAGAAAACCTTCACAATGCTAACACAGAAGGAGGAGaaaagcccaagaagaaaaaTATGCCAAAAAAGTCCTCTTCCCCTGCGAGGAAGAGTGCTTTGTCAAAAATCAAGGACTCAAAAAGCGCATCTCCAAAGAAGAGTGTAGGAGAAGGGAAAGATGCCAAAAATGCAACGAATACCTCTGCATCCAGAGGTGTAAAAAGTGCCGCATCAAGTGAGTACAATATCATTATCATTCCATATTTTAATATACTCAGAAATTTAAGATGGTGTCCAGAACAatatacatttttgtttttgtttgtttgttttgtgtgctaTCAGGTACCAGCAGTGGAAAGGTATCAAGTGGGTTAATTCTGTCCAACTGTCCTCCCATGTACATGGATTTGGTTTATATCCCGAATCACTGTAGTGCCAAGAATGTAGATGCTGAATTCTTCAAACGAGTGCGATCCTCTTATTATGTGGCCAGCGGCAATGATCAAGCAGCTCAGGAGCCTAACAGGGCTGTCCTTGATGCTCTGCTGGAAGGAAAGGCCCAGTGGGGTAATAATATGCAGGTGAGATTGAAGTATGATAATAAAAGCAATAAAGTGACTAACTACATGTTATGAATAGCCATCACAGTCACAAGGAGAGAACCCAATACGCAGGGCAGCCGAGACAGGAGATGTAATTTGACAAAAGGTGATTTATTGTGCAAACCCACTACTAAGAAAGCAGCAATCAGTACCAAAATCCAACACGTGGAACCACAGTCTCAAACAGTGTGGGGAGAACCTGAGGGATAAAGTCAGGAAATCACAAGACACTCCAAAAATCCACACGCAAAAAATAAAATGGGTGATACAAAAAATGGAGGGAATGAAACAATAACCAAAGCTATAGAAACTAGGGGCTAAGAGTGAGAGTATTTACTACCACAATGAAGCAGGAACCAAAGAGCACAAGGCAAAACGTACACAAAATGTAGGATCCCGCGAATAACCAGGGAACAGGTGCAGACTTGAATACAcggaaactacactcaacaaaaatataaacgcaacacttttggttttgctcccattttgtatgagatgaactcaaagatctaaaactttttccacatacacaatatcaccatttccctcaaatattgttgacaaaccagtctaaatctgtgatagtgagcacttctcctttgctgagataatccatcccacctcacaggtgtgccatatcaagatgctgattagacaccatgattagtgcacaggtgtgccttagactgcccacaataaaaggccactctgaaaggtgcagttttatcacacagcaaaatgtcacagatgtcgcaagatttgagggagcgtggaattggcatgctgacagcaggaatgtcaaccagagctgttgctcgtgtattgaatgttcatttctctaccataagccatctccaaaggcgtttcagagaatttggcagtacatccaaccagcctcacaactgcagaccacgtgtaaccacaccagcccaggacctccacatccagcatgttcacctccaagatcgtctgagaccagccactcggacagctgctgaaacaatcggtttgcataaccaaagaatttctgcacaaactgtcagaaaaccgtctcagggaagctcatctgcatgctcgtcgtcctcatcggggtctcgacctgactccagttcgtcgtcgtaaccgacttgagtgggcaaatgctcacattcgctggcgtttggcacgttggagaggtgttctcttcatggatgatgcgaaggagatgtgttgcactgcatgaggcaaatggtggtcacaccagatactgactggtatcccccccaataaaacaaaacttcacctttcagagtggccttttattgtgggcagtctaaggcacacctgtgcactaatcatggtgtctaatcagcatcttggtatggcacacctgtgaggtgggatggattatctcagcaaaggagaggtgctcactatcacagatttcgactggtttgtgaacaatatttgagggaaatggtgatattgtgtgtgttgaaaaagttttagatctttgagttcatctcatacaaaatgggagcaaaaccaaaagtgttgcgtttatatttttgttgagtataattagaCCAGACATACAGCAGGTGTGGAAACTGAACTAAGGATGCACGTGGAATAATCTTACAGAAGAAAACAAATACTAAGTTTTACAAGACTTAACCAAAGGCTGGGAGTAGGAGAACAAAAAGACAACATGATAATAAAATTCAATGCAAGCAATGATCAATTAACCAAAAGACATGCGGACAACACCATAAAACAATAATACAACAAAGGACCAGGGAGCCATAACAACCACAAACACCATGAGGAACAATATCAACCCAAAAACGTAGGAACATAGTACAACCAATAAACAGATCACACTGAAAATaaacgacgacgaagaagaggaggaaaacgttgccacgaacagcgggagaagaagaaaactagaagggtggaaatgagagtggggactttgaatgttggtagtatgactggtaaagggagagagctggctgatatgatggagaggagaaaggtagacatattgtgtgtgcaagagaccaagtggaagggaagtaagagcaggagcatcggcggtgggtacaagttgttgtaccatggtgaggacagaaagagaaatggtgttggggtcattttaaaggaagagtatgttaaaagtgtgttggaggttaagcaagtgtctgacagggtgatgagtgtgaagttggaaattgaaggggtgatgatgaatatcatcagtgcatatgcccca is a window of Thalassophryne amazonica chromosome 17, fThaAma1.1, whole genome shotgun sequence DNA encoding:
- the map1b gene encoding LOW QUALITY PROTEIN: microtubule-associated protein 1B (The sequence of the model RefSeq protein was modified relative to this genomic sequence to represent the inferred CDS: inserted 2 bases in 2 codons), with protein sequence MATLVQSAEMETLGDQSNTVASPTSCSPSHHFIDSKFYLLVVIGEIVTEDHLKCAIADIEKGIRSWDTNLIECNLDQELKLFVSRHSARFSPDVKGQRSLHHRSNVLETVVLINPSDEAVSTEVRLMISDTARHKLLVLSGQCSENTGELILQSGSFSFFNFIDIFTDQEIGELLSTIHPANKANLTISCPEQGAWKNSSLDKHNLQDFINMKLNSALILPEMEGLSEFTEYLSESVEIPSPFDMLEPPTSGGFLKLSKPCCYIFPGGHGDSALFAVNGFNMLINGGSDRKSCFWKLVRHLDRVDSILLTHIGDDNLPGINSMLQRKTAEIEEEQSQGSTANSDWVKNMISPDIGVVFVNLPENLDNSEPNYRVRMNIEEAAMTQQFLVKLNLRTEPLQRPVGNTIEPVILFQKMGVGKLEMYVLNPSKNSKELQYFMKQWTGSXKDTASILLPNGKESEFPITYLTSISSLIVWHPASPTDKVVRVLFPGNATQHHIFEGLEKLKHLDFLKEPAVTLKTMSSNTPSTPTLKQAKMKHRTDSKESLKSTPKPSPSKSFRKESRDEAPEKAKTDAELSQEKTQKXEKKEKVLAKKEKAKLPEKETKVKAEQTLQNETPEKKSEIKPKMEKIKKEPKKFVDKKKDVKKEVAKKDDTPKKALHKEDAKKDIKRNIRRDSPLKEKKEEKKDQKKEDSKKDVKKPFKDIKKTSTAGEGKTPAPKVKSHKKDDASKKDVEVPSKLKDKGTSKAAKKEAALDSSKPAARLTDAAEDPGVLRSLMSSPEDLTRDFEELRAEEVVDDDATVHQNKEEEAVMIHHEEITQSKESPEALESVDEGITTTEPEGDSGATPDEQGLKEKLGGSVSEKFEDEGTVMEETFEGGDYEEKGETEEVYEPPRVESLELKVVPDVDDLRNKSTADKLEGSIEESIDVTNKDVSEKEVKQQCPFLSASPKVSSPVSPAASIHDEVLPVGCFGSETVSDDDSRDDHHDYYTFTCGHTQSTVEISSVPTPMDDMLTPRDIMSDETANGETESPSQDVGKFGTYASGEIDRKKLSPLQDVPGSEHSQSDATEGQVYNPSASTISPPTPLEEDKFYKEFPSEGKVGEFASAQESYGIYDTDLVRLSSTSTTSPLVRSPSVEQKERFDSPSTLAAPIELSTTLADCTRATTEPSASPDDKTLEGTNSPRSSGHTPYYQSPVEEKAGTLPPMTEEKPQGPIIVEVTSDKEDSSNRVSPEPSEPKQEKSSPVDKIMSPPKSPTPPLPDSSTTEESHFKEDHSKIEEYCSSLTSNIAIKHEPDTTSFAAFKEESKMSISEGTTSDKSGTPLEEVVAEDTFSHLASASTASLATSSLPEPTTDSPSLHAEVGSPHSTEVDDSLSVSVVQTPTTFHEAERSPSKEDSPRPMSISPDTSLQTKNITQTQDTKSPEHSTMSIEFGQESPDHSLALDFSKQIPEHQLVGESLRATENGPTEVEYSPSEATISKPTVKEHISPTKEHLFVEERESVCATSVTPSDGSQSTPSATTPCELTEMPPATVEQVDHSPVTPKAASVTHSPLSNEPSSDIGQTPAKDNTSPSSLSVENISTECGTQQKYDKSPSPPKSSSPLSSLTFSKEDALPSKKEVNPFEIEDPKPEEKSPKSPEIPSPSYLLSSDLCNYKGATGAKDPDSTDKTPSPRQSKTDVDLCLVTSCEYRHPKTELSPSFINPNPLEYFISEENALDEEKPITKLGGGPPPPGGKLSTKQCEETPPTSISESAPSQTDSDVPPGTEECPSITADANIDSEDDSETLPTDRTLTYRHADPPPVALRDSAPSSDHHDVCMVDPEALKAEENLHNANTEGGEKPKKKNMPKKSSSPARKSALSKIKDSKSASPKKSVGEGKDAKNATNTSASRGVKSAASSTSSGKVSSGLILSNCPPMYMDLVYIPNHCSAKNVDAEFFKRVRSSYYVASGNDQAAQEPNRAVLDALLEGKAQWGNNMQVTLIPTHDTDVMREWYQETHDKQQELNIMVLASSSTVVMQDESFPACKIEM